TTGGTATAGATAGTCGTAAAGTTGCATCAATTTATATTGCAGCCGATAGCAGAATAAGTTGGGCAAATTTAGCGAATTTTGATCATGGGAGAAAGGTTTTTGCTTTCAATAAATATCCAGACATTTTGGGATATTGCGGTGATGTTATGTTCCCTTCAATTGTTCTGGGGCAAATTGTAGAGATGGCAGACAATGGATTACTTTTCAAAGAAAATTATAAATGTAAACAGAAGTTCGAGGCAATTAAAGAGAAATTAATCCAAATATTTCATAAATATCCCCATCATATCAACGGAATCACTCAAGATAGCTTACAAATTATACACGCATCCAGAGAATCTGATAATTGCACTAACTTTTTTTGTCACTTAATAGAATGGAAAAGAGATAAAGGATGGTCAGGTAAAAAACTAATTTTTCCAGAAAAATCAGATACACTGGCTATACTTGGTTCTGGTGCAGTCGAGTTTAATAAAAACTATGAGCGGTATATACAAGGACCAAACAAATCAACGAGCCGTAATGTTTTTCACTGCTTCTGTGACACTCTTTTTAATTCAAAGGATATAAATTGTGGAGGTGCGCCTCAATTAGTTGGTATTTACTCTAAGCCTGAATCCACTGCCAAAAAATTCGGCATTATTAAAGATAAGAAAAGATATTTATTTGGCTCTCAAATTGATGACTTAATTAATTTTAATAATATAGAGTGGAGAAACGATTTGTTTGAACTATGTGATGGAAATACTATGAAAAAGTTTGAAAAAGCTCAAAAACAGCCTAATCAATTAAAACGGTACTAATCTACTATTAGCTAGTGACGGTATGACAACCCACTGAATTGAATTGTGAAATTTTTCTGTATATTTGCCATTATATTAAAATTTCAATTATGATATAATGTATGAATATAAGAAATCATACAAAAGCAACTCCCCAGACCCTCACTATTTACTTATACCTCATGAGGGTGCGAGGTGCTGTAGGAAATCGGTACATTTAAACTGTACCGACTTTCCCACTGGGGTTAAATTTATAGTAATACCCAATGTTAAATTATTTCATGAAACCAAGATGTGATTACCTGTATTGCAGGGTGTCTTAATTAATTGTAACGAGACCTCTACTTTTTCAAGCTAACCCTTATATGGCTGTTGAAACAGTAAGCAAACCAAGATGTTGAACAAATGGCAAAAAATCTTTATCGCTGAATAGAAGTGGGTTTTGGCTTTCAATACAAAAAGTGGCGATATTCACATCAGCCGTTTTACGAATCGTGATACCACGCTTTCGGAGAAATCTATAGTTATCCACACTTTTGAGAGCAAGATCAACGCCTAACATCTCAAAAATTGTTAGAGAAGTCAATAATTCTTTTGCTGTTTGATAGTCTCTATCTGAGCGAAATCCTTGCAATACCTCCGTCAAAATGAGATCACCAATGGCAAGAGGTTCTACTCCCAAAAGAGTATCCAGTTTATTAGTTTCTGGGGTTTCCCTACCATTGAAATAGTCTATCCATACACTTGAATCTACAAGAATCATGAATTTGTTCTCATATCTTCAAGGTTGCCTTCCCATTTTAGATTACCGCGATAAGCCTTTATTTTTTCTTGTTGCTTTAGTTTAATCAGTGTTTTAAGTCCAAGTTCTATAACTTCTTGTTTAGTTTTCAGTCCAGTTGCTTTAATAGCATCATCTATCAGTTGTTCATCAATGATGATGTTAGTTGTCATAATTATAATCTGTGGATTTTGATGTTTACATAAAATTATATTGTATTTTTTTAGAAAATGTTACATCAAGTTACAGGATATAAGGCTTAAAAATATCAATGGTGCGTTACCCACAGCATAACGCACCCCACAAATTTAAACTTTACATCTTTCCTTTTGCCATGACTTGTTGCAGATGATGGCGAATTTCGTGTGCTTCATCAATTTCTGATTGACGCAACTTTTCAAACAGTTCTACACAAGGTTGAGAATTTGCTTCTTGGGCATCTTGAATGTAACGTTCATAAGCTTGCACTGCTGCGGCTTTATTATGCAGTACGGTAATAAAATCGTATTCTAAATTACTAATTGGCTCTTGAGTTTTTGTCTTGGTAGTAGTCATTATTTTTTGACCCTTTAAGTGTTTATTGTTTATTTAATTTATACCTACTCTCGAAGTTTGATTCATCTACCTGCAAGTTGACAAAAATATTACCCTCAGACATAAGTCCAGAAGATAGATCCCCAACTTCTTAAAGAAGTCGGGGATCTGGGTATGATATTTATTTCTACCCATTGGCTTATTTACTATGACATAGGCTGGTTTTGCTTACATTGATCTGAATACTGAAATTCCGACTCGTTTTGTCGTTCTCTCCGTCCTTTATCAACAATTGGGCAAAATTTCGTGTTCGCACTCATGCAGTCCATGTGGGGTGTTTTCGCACACACTAATAATAGTCCACCCAAAATGAGCAATAAACCACAAATTGCGGCTGTTTGTACTCCTGAAATTTCTAATGCACCATGAACCACTACTTCCCGCAGTACGGAAACAATTGCAACTTCGACTGCTACACCAACAGAAATACTATGCTCTTGTAAGTAGACCATTAGTAGTCGAAATAACTCTACTAGAATCAACACAAATAGCATTTTGGATGTCAATTCTTTGTAGCCTAGTGACTGTGTGATGGCAATAAATATACCCCACAACTGTATCAACATAACTGCAAATAAGGCTAAACATAGGACAATCACAATTAGGTCTTGGAATGCCTCCATGTTACGAACTATTGTATGGCGATCTAACCAGCGATCGCAAAATAAAAACCTACTCTTGAAGCGTTTTTGCATGACTATCCACATTCCAATGGCAATTTAGACCACACTAGCCGTTTAACCCCTTTTTCTTATTGTTACGTAATATTAATGCTTATGCCTCAGCGTGGTTTGTTATTTAGATTGTTATTTAACTTTTGTGCTTGTATTAACAATTTTTCAGCATTTAGCGCCCATTGTGAATTACCCTGTTTTTGATACAAATTTCTGGCATATTCAAATACTTTCACGGCTTCTGCATATTGCTTTAATTGTATAAAAACTAATCCTGCCCCATAATAAGCATCTGCATAGTTAGAGTTAGCATCGGCTGATTTTCTAAATGCTGCTAATGCTTCGTTAAATTTGCCCTGATTAAACCAAATTGAACCCAAATTATAATGAGCTTCTGCATATCTGGGATTTATGGCTATTGCCTTGCTAAATGCTTGTTGTGCTAATTCAATTTTGCCTTGTTGCAAATAAGAAATGCCTAAATGATAGGCTGGTTCTGGGGAATTCTGACTATATGTTATAGCTTGTTGAAAAGATGCGATCGCACCAGTCCAATCTTTTTGGATTTCTCGCACTAATCCCATGTTATAATGAGCAAAACCCAGCTTTGGATCTAGTTGTAGCGCCCGTTGCAAATAATCAACTGCTAACTGTAAATTATTCCCTTCTAATAACGCAGCACCTAAATTTGCAAAAGCTGGTGCAAATTGTGGATCTGCTTGCGCCGCTTGATAAAATGCGTCTGCTGCTGGTTGTAATTGCCCCGCTTGTCGCAGTGCTAAACCTAAATTATAATGGGCTGCTGCTAATGCGGGATCTAATTGCGTTGCTTGACGAAAAGCAGCGATCGCATCTGGGATTTTTCCCCCTTGAATCGCCTGTAAGCCTTTATTTAACCAGTCTAAAGCAATTTGACGGGGAGTTTGAGCCAGTAAAGGAAGGTGAGGATATGGGGAGATGGGAAGATGGGGAGAAGAGGAAATTACTGGACTAATATTTACACCTAGTAGCAGTAAAGTCACAATTCCAATTAGAGGATATTTTTTTAAGGATAATGTCATAAATTTGCTAGATAATAACATCTTGAGTGACTTTTTCTAGTTGAAAAATGTTGTCACAATCTTATTTCTTTACAAAAATTTTAGATTTGGAATATAAGTTCGTGTTGCTTAATATTACTTAAAGTAAATCTTACGATAAACTACGTTTTTTTTAAACCGAGATTAAAGGATGGATAATAAAAAATTAAAGCCAGCAGGAATAATTCTCCTGACCAAGATAATGAATTACTCCTGAAAAATACAGAATGCGGTTGAGGGAATCACCGTAAAGGAGGGTTTATGAACGAAAAAGTAAAATCCGGTTCGCGGAATGTGGCAATTGTTGGACCATATTTAAGTGGAAAAACCACATTACTAGAAAGTTTGTTATTTGTCAGCGGGGCAATTTCTCGCAAAGGTAACGTTAAAGATGGTAACACAGTCGGAGATAGCGCCAATGAAGCACGCGATCGCCGTATGAGTGTAGAAATATCCGCAGCTTGTACCGAATATGAAAATACACGCTTCACCTTTATAGATTGTCCCGGTTCGGTAGAATTTGCTCAAGAAACATACAATGCTTTAATGGGAATCGATGCAGCAATTGTCGTTTGCGAACCGATCCGTGATAGAGTTCTCACCCTAGCGCCATTATTTAAATTTCTCGATGATTGGGAAATTCCCCACATCATTTTTGTGAATAAAATGGACAGGGCAAATATTCATGTTTTAGAAACATTAAAAGCCCTGAAAGCTGTTTCCAGTCGTCCTTTAGTGCTTCACCAATACCCCATCATGCAAGGGGAAGAACTAACAGGATTTATTGATATGGTGAGTGAGGAAGCTTATCAATATCATGCTGGTGCTGCTGCTGATTCTATACCATTTCCTGAAGAATTAAAAGCAGAAGAACATCAAGCCAGAGCAGAAATGTTAGAAGCTTTGGCAAATTTTGACGACCATTTACTCGAAGAACTTTTAGAAGATATCGAACCGCCTCAAGACGAAATTCTCAAAGATTTAAAATTAGAATTAGGTGCAGATTTAGTTGTACCTGTTTTCTTTGGTGTTGCGGAACAAGATTATGGTGTTAGACCTTTATTAGAAGCAATGTTAAGGGAAGCACCAGCACCAGAAACAACAATGGAACGACGTTTAGGAAAAATCAGTGATACTCCTTTAGCGCAAGTTCTTAAAACCTTCTATACTCCCCAAGGTGGCAAACTTTCTTTAGTGAGAGTATGGCAAGGAACATTAACAGATGGTATTGTTTTAAATGGCGTTCGTGCTGGGGGTATTTACCGTTTGATGGGACAACAACAACAGCAAATTAATCAAGCTGTAGCTGGAGAAATTGTGGCTTTAAGTCGCTTGGAAGGAATTAAAACTGGGGATACAATCTCTACAAATTCCCATTTGCAAGAATTACCAAAAGCGGAAAACTTAGAACCAGTTTTTGCTTTAGCAATTACACCAGAAAAACGCAATGATGAAGTAAAACTTAGTGCTGCTATTACTAAGTTATTAGAAGAAGATTCTTCTTTAGCTTGGGAACAACACGGTGATACTCATGAAGTGATTTTGTGGGGACAAGGGGAAATACATTTGCAAGTTGCGTTAGATAGACTGCGACGCAAATATAATTTACCAATGTCTACTCATCTTCCTCAAGTTCCTTATAAAGAAACCATTCGCAAACCTGTCAACTCAGTTCATGGACGTTATAAACACCAAAGCGGTGGACATGGACAATTTGGGGATGTGTTCTTGGATATTCAACCTTTACCAAGAGGGGAAGGTTTTAATTTCAATGAAAAGATTGTTGGTGGTGTTGTTCCCAGACAATACATTCCTGGGGTAGAAATGGGTGTGCGGGAATTTCTCACACATGGTCCGTTAGGTTTCCCCATGGTTGATGTTGCGGTGACATTAACCAATGGTTCTTATCATTCCGTTGATAGTTCGGAACAAGCTTTTAAACAAGCTGCACGTCTAGCAATGCAAACGGGTGTACCCCAAGCGCAACCTACCCTGTTAGAACCGATTTTAAAGGTAGATGTGAATACTCCCAGTGAGTTTACTTCTAAAGTTTTGCAGCTTTTGAGTGGTAGACGGGGGCAGATTTTAGGTTATGAAGGTAGACAAGATTGGCAAGGTTGGGATAAGGTTTCTGCATATTTACCTCAAGCAGAAATGCAGGATTTTATTGTAGAATTGCGATCGCTTACTCTTGGTGTTGGTTCTTTCCATTGGGAACAAGACCATCTGCAAGAAGTACCAGAAAAGCTGGCTGAACGCATTCTAGTTACTAATGGTAATGGTGGTAACGGTAAGTAGTGAAATCTCGTTCCCAGTCTCTGACTGGGAATGCTATCTGGAAGGTTCTACCTTCCTTTCTTTTGTCTCACGCAGAGACGCAGAGGCGCAGAGAGGGGGAAGGCAAAAAATTAAGATTGTTCTGGTAAATAATCTTGATTTAAACTTTCTTCTGTCGTAAACGGAGAATCTACAGGAAAAGTATCAAGTGATAAACCTGTTTCTAATGATGCTTGTTTTCTCGCATCTTGATAAGATTCTTTAAATACGTCACAGAAGTATTTTTTTAAACTTGGACTTTCGGTTAATTCTTCTTTCAATCTGCGTCTATGTTCAAATATAGTAGATAACCAACTATTACTGCATTTATCTGGTTGATATAGTTGATATTTATATTTGAGAAGGTGCATTAATAACACTAATAAATTACTTTTTAATGCTCTTTTTTCACTTCTACCCATGCTTTCGATTTCTTCAATCAAATTAGTTAAGTCAATTTCTGCAAAGTTACCATTTTTTAATAGTTTTGCTGTAGTTTCTATCCACAGATAAAAGTCTTCATTATAAAGATTTGAGTTAGTAACGGCTGTTGGTTGAGTTGCTGTCATTTTATTTCAACCTCCTCAAATAAATTATGATATTTTTCGGTAGCGTCTTTGAGATAATTATAGAATAATTCCATTCACCAATACAAAAATAACCCCAATTTAAATTAATTACCTAATGATGACCAAACCTTAAATTCATGATTATACTTGTATGTTAAGTATATACAACATCTTAACAACACAGGAAAATCATAATGGGCTTTATATTCTCCCTCCTCACAAGTCTCATAGCTAGTCTCATATATCTCCAAAGCAGCAAAATCACCAGCACCAAGACTCAAATTGCAGTACGCGGAATTACCATATTAATTGGTAGTATTGCCTTATTAGCTTCTATTTCCAGATTGTTGGTGATAGTCCCACCAGGAAATGTGGGTGTTATCAACCTA
The Anabaena sphaerica FACHB-251 DNA segment above includes these coding regions:
- a CDS encoding phosphate-starvation-inducible PsiE family protein, giving the protein MQKRFKSRFLFCDRWLDRHTIVRNMEAFQDLIVIVLCLALFAVMLIQLWGIFIAITQSLGYKELTSKMLFVLILVELFRLLMVYLQEHSISVGVAVEVAIVSVLREVVVHGALEISGVQTAAICGLLLILGGLLLVCAKTPHMDCMSANTKFCPIVDKGRRERQNESEFQYSDQCKQNQPMS
- a CDS encoding type II toxin-antitoxin system VapB family antitoxin; the protein is MTTNIIIDEQLIDDAIKATGLKTKQEVIELGLKTLIKLKQQEKIKAYRGNLKWEGNLEDMRTNS
- a CDS encoding DUF29 domain-containing protein encodes the protein MTATQPTAVTNSNLYNEDFYLWIETTAKLLKNGNFAEIDLTNLIEEIESMGRSEKRALKSNLLVLLMHLLKYKYQLYQPDKCSNSWLSTIFEHRRRLKEELTESPSLKKYFCDVFKESYQDARKQASLETGLSLDTFPVDSPFTTEESLNQDYLPEQS
- the vapC gene encoding type II toxin-antitoxin system VapC family toxin codes for the protein MILVDSSVWIDYFNGRETPETNKLDTLLGVEPLAIGDLILTEVLQGFRSDRDYQTAKELLTSLTIFEMLGVDLALKSVDNYRFLRKRGITIRKTADVNIATFCIESQNPLLFSDKDFLPFVQHLGLLTVSTAI
- a CDS encoding tetratricopeptide repeat protein, whose translation is MTLSLKKYPLIGIVTLLLLGVNISPVISSSPHLPISPYPHLPLLAQTPRQIALDWLNKGLQAIQGGKIPDAIAAFRQATQLDPALAAAHYNLGLALRQAGQLQPAADAFYQAAQADPQFAPAFANLGAALLEGNNLQLAVDYLQRALQLDPKLGFAHYNMGLVREIQKDWTGAIASFQQAITYSQNSPEPAYHLGISYLQQGKIELAQQAFSKAIAINPRYAEAHYNLGSIWFNQGKFNEALAAFRKSADANSNYADAYYGAGLVFIQLKQYAEAVKVFEYARNLYQKQGNSQWALNAEKLLIQAQKLNNNLNNKPR
- a CDS encoding elongation factor G; the protein is MNEKVKSGSRNVAIVGPYLSGKTTLLESLLFVSGAISRKGNVKDGNTVGDSANEARDRRMSVEISAACTEYENTRFTFIDCPGSVEFAQETYNALMGIDAAIVVCEPIRDRVLTLAPLFKFLDDWEIPHIIFVNKMDRANIHVLETLKALKAVSSRPLVLHQYPIMQGEELTGFIDMVSEEAYQYHAGAAADSIPFPEELKAEEHQARAEMLEALANFDDHLLEELLEDIEPPQDEILKDLKLELGADLVVPVFFGVAEQDYGVRPLLEAMLREAPAPETTMERRLGKISDTPLAQVLKTFYTPQGGKLSLVRVWQGTLTDGIVLNGVRAGGIYRLMGQQQQQINQAVAGEIVALSRLEGIKTGDTISTNSHLQELPKAENLEPVFALAITPEKRNDEVKLSAAITKLLEEDSSLAWEQHGDTHEVILWGQGEIHLQVALDRLRRKYNLPMSTHLPQVPYKETIRKPVNSVHGRYKHQSGGHGQFGDVFLDIQPLPRGEGFNFNEKIVGGVVPRQYIPGVEMGVREFLTHGPLGFPMVDVAVTLTNGSYHSVDSSEQAFKQAARLAMQTGVPQAQPTLLEPILKVDVNTPSEFTSKVLQLLSGRRGQILGYEGRQDWQGWDKVSAYLPQAEMQDFIVELRSLTLGVGSFHWEQDHLQEVPEKLAERILVTNGNGGNGK